A single window of Halobacillus naozhouensis DNA harbors:
- a CDS encoding helix-turn-helix transcriptional regulator, translating to MKAERMMKILILLQYGKTISTPTLAKELEVSERTIHRDMESLHAAGIPVFSERGKSGGWRLVDDWKQKLSWLKDHEVLTLFLPHAEKLLSDLNMDASIADLGDKLALSLPEPSRERALNLWERVYIDMGTWRDKKIDLTSVMGVLQEAVMNNKQVSIHYEKANGTSKEISIKPLGLVAKGSTWYIAAQNENDDFRNYKVERIVKAVLLDEHFDRPSDFKLADYWEGSKQDFVQNLPEFNVKVNASPSARERIMFTGRFVQTSEFDKLKQKGWTEMELIFPTEEEAVNFLLGFGDQLKVKSPTYLIDEITERARKVIRFYQ from the coding sequence ATGAAAGCTGAAAGAATGATGAAGATATTAATCCTTCTGCAGTACGGGAAAACCATTTCTACACCGACGCTTGCAAAAGAGCTGGAAGTTTCAGAACGAACGATTCATAGAGATATGGAATCGTTACATGCTGCCGGCATTCCTGTTTTTTCGGAAAGGGGAAAAAGCGGAGGCTGGAGACTTGTAGATGACTGGAAGCAAAAATTAAGCTGGTTAAAAGATCATGAAGTATTGACGCTGTTTTTGCCACATGCAGAGAAGCTTCTTTCCGACTTGAATATGGATGCGTCCATAGCCGACTTAGGAGATAAGCTGGCATTATCGCTCCCCGAGCCATCAAGAGAGCGAGCCCTTAATCTTTGGGAACGCGTGTATATAGATATGGGAACCTGGAGAGATAAGAAAATCGATTTAACTTCCGTGATGGGTGTCTTACAGGAAGCGGTCATGAACAACAAGCAGGTAAGCATTCATTATGAAAAGGCAAATGGAACGAGCAAAGAAATAAGCATTAAACCTTTAGGATTAGTGGCCAAAGGCAGCACATGGTATATCGCCGCACAGAACGAGAATGATGACTTTCGCAATTACAAGGTGGAGCGGATCGTTAAGGCTGTCCTGCTGGATGAGCATTTTGACAGACCCAGCGATTTTAAATTAGCCGACTACTGGGAGGGATCCAAACAGGATTTTGTTCAGAACCTTCCCGAATTTAATGTAAAAGTGAACGCTTCCCCTTCAGCGAGGGAGAGAATCATGTTTACGGGTCGTTTCGTTCAAACGAGCGAGTTTGATAAACTAAAGCAGAAGGGCTGGACAGAAATGGAATTAATTTTTCCGACAGAAGAGGAAGCTGTAAACTTCTTGTTAGGCTTTGGAGATCAGTTGAAAGTCAAATCCCCGACGTATTTAATTGATGAAATCACGGAGAGAGCACGGAAAGTCATTCGTTTTTATCAATAG
- a CDS encoding DUF4367 domain-containing protein: MKKIVYLGLLLFILGGCTDGTSSAELVDYNKAKVIHSLEKLSFNPEIPNALPFKPAEIRVNVEGVGSREGRFFKVSFLSEDRDEITFRALESQNAIDFSDETVQINENLEGSYGEKDNIQILKWEKDDIYYELFVDSDSVSKRKMLKIAGDFYRPK; this comes from the coding sequence GTGAAAAAAATTGTTTACTTGGGCCTGCTCCTCTTTATTTTGGGAGGATGCACTGACGGCACCTCGTCAGCTGAATTAGTAGATTACAATAAAGCTAAAGTTATTCACTCATTAGAAAAATTATCTTTCAATCCTGAAATACCGAATGCTCTTCCTTTTAAACCGGCAGAAATAAGAGTGAACGTAGAGGGAGTAGGAAGCAGGGAAGGGAGATTCTTTAAAGTCTCATTTTTAAGTGAAGACCGAGATGAAATCACTTTTAGGGCGTTAGAGAGTCAAAATGCAATTGACTTTTCGGATGAAACCGTACAAATAAATGAAAACCTTGAAGGCAGTTATGGAGAGAAAGACAACATACAAATTTTAAAATGGGAAAAAGACGATATTTATTACGAATTATTTGTTGATAGTGACTCCGTTTCCAAGAGAAAAATGTTAAAAATTGCAGGTGATTTTTATCGTCCTAAGTAG
- a CDS encoding cytochrome P450, translating into MNKEVISLKEVKSFQTRSEEFFPINWYKEMLHHNPVYFNEETNTWHVFKYEDVKEVLSNYEFFSSEGSRTTIPVGAKNKEGSIPDAVNVTMVDPPNHRKRRSLLSAAFTPRSLKNWEPRIERIAAELVEDIEGNSTVDIVQALAAPLPSMVITELFGVPIEDQSKFKHWVDILFQPFDKENQEEMELKKQAAAKEYYEYLYPIVVEKRSNPSEDIISDLINAEVEGQKFTDDEIVRTTMAILGAGVETTSHALANTFYSLLYDDPSLYEELRNDVELVPKTVEEMLRYRFQSSKRDRTVKKDNSLLGHELKEGDVVVAWMSAANMDGDMFDDPFSLNIHRSNNKKHLTFGKGPHFCLGAPLARLELTTALRTFLQKFSRIEPVESFDLEKSLTTSAPGQSLTQLPIKVYK; encoded by the coding sequence ATGAACAAAGAAGTCATTTCACTGAAAGAAGTCAAGTCGTTTCAGACACGTTCAGAAGAGTTTTTTCCAATTAATTGGTATAAAGAAATGCTCCATCATAACCCTGTTTATTTCAATGAGGAAACGAATACGTGGCATGTTTTTAAGTATGAAGACGTGAAAGAAGTATTAAGTAACTATGAATTCTTTTCTAGTGAGGGATCTAGAACAACCATTCCTGTCGGAGCGAAAAATAAAGAAGGATCGATTCCGGATGCGGTGAACGTAACGATGGTAGATCCCCCGAATCACCGAAAGCGACGTTCCCTGTTATCGGCAGCTTTCACACCCCGCAGTTTAAAAAATTGGGAACCCCGGATTGAGCGGATTGCGGCTGAACTTGTTGAAGACATCGAGGGAAACTCTACTGTTGATATCGTACAAGCCTTGGCAGCTCCATTGCCCAGTATGGTGATCACGGAATTATTTGGAGTTCCCATAGAAGATCAATCAAAGTTTAAACACTGGGTGGATATCCTGTTCCAGCCTTTTGACAAAGAAAATCAGGAGGAAATGGAGCTGAAGAAACAAGCAGCTGCCAAAGAATATTACGAATACCTCTATCCTATTGTTGTTGAAAAACGATCAAACCCATCTGAGGATATCATCTCTGACTTAATAAATGCTGAAGTAGAGGGTCAGAAATTTACCGATGATGAAATTGTCCGAACAACGATGGCTATTTTGGGAGCAGGTGTTGAAACAACCAGTCACGCACTGGCAAATACCTTTTATTCATTGCTTTACGATGATCCATCCCTCTATGAAGAACTTCGAAATGATGTAGAATTGGTTCCAAAAACTGTAGAAGAAATGCTTCGCTATCGTTTTCAAAGCTCAAAACGAGACCGTACAGTAAAAAAAGACAACAGTTTATTAGGCCATGAACTAAAAGAAGGGGATGTTGTCGTCGCATGGATGAGTGCGGCCAATATGGATGGAGACATGTTTGATGATCCGTTCTCTCTTAATATTCATCGTTCAAACAACAAGAAGCATTTGACATTCGGAAAAGGCCCGCATTTTTGTTTGGGTGCACCTTTGGCACGTTTAGAATTAACGACTGCCTTAAGGACATTTTTACAGAAATTTTCTCGTATCGAGCCCGTGGAATCCTTTGATTTGGAGAAAAGCTTAACTACTTCAGCTCCAGGTCAGTCCTTAACTCAACTTCCTATAAAAGTGTATAAATAG
- a CDS encoding TetR/AcrR family transcriptional regulator, with the protein MRRKDSDKERHILITAMKLFSSKNYNRTSMQEIADSCGISKGSLYVYFKSKEDLLLNILHYYFQYIEDQIMLVEEDSSLSPTEKFTKEIEIKLGHYIENQEFYRLQGQEISGLSDKNIYRYLHQQNIDQVKWFEQYLIKIYGNQIKPYAADGAFFFIGMIRQYMELIVLNQFPLNIKKVVRFLMIQIDFIIKGLVDRGVEPLMNENLWSLYLEEASEEKIHPLELIKQMKNQLKSDSISEIQKEEAVQSLSIMEQELISMQPRSAILKGMLHNLESIHSLKETRVKLADSLQVNEIQ; encoded by the coding sequence ATGAGAAGAAAAGATTCTGATAAAGAAAGACACATATTAATAACGGCGATGAAGCTTTTCTCATCTAAAAATTACAATCGAACATCTATGCAGGAAATCGCTGATAGTTGTGGCATTTCTAAGGGAAGTCTGTATGTATACTTTAAGTCAAAAGAGGACTTGCTTTTAAATATTCTTCACTATTACTTCCAATATATTGAGGACCAGATCATGCTTGTTGAGGAAGATTCTTCTTTGTCTCCAACAGAAAAATTCACGAAAGAAATTGAAATCAAATTAGGGCATTATATTGAAAATCAGGAGTTCTACAGACTACAGGGTCAGGAAATTTCGGGGTTGTCGGATAAAAATATTTATCGGTATTTGCATCAGCAAAATATTGATCAAGTTAAATGGTTTGAACAATATTTAATCAAAATCTATGGAAATCAAATTAAACCTTACGCCGCCGATGGAGCCTTCTTTTTTATAGGAATGATCAGACAATACATGGAATTGATTGTCTTGAATCAGTTTCCTCTAAATATAAAAAAGGTCGTTCGATTTTTAATGATCCAAATTGATTTTATCATCAAAGGGCTGGTGGATCGTGGTGTTGAACCGTTAATGAACGAAAATTTATGGTCTTTATATTTAGAAGAAGCCAGTGAAGAAAAGATCCATCCTCTTGAATTGATTAAGCAAATGAAAAACCAGCTAAAATCTGACTCGATTTCTGAAATACAAAAAGAGGAAGCGGTTCAGTCGCTGAGCATCATGGAACAGGAACTGATAAGCATGCAGCCAAGATCGGCTATTCTAAAGGGGATGCTTCACAACCTTGAATCGATTCATTCACTTAAAGAGACAAGGGTGAAACTTGCCGATAGTTTGCAGGTGAATGAAATACAATGA
- a CDS encoding VOC family protein, producing MVQPLMKGLEGAFIPVRDPARSAVWYEEILGCTPLYVEKEAVTMKLAEESQTVICLVRTPDHKPMEFPENHFGVTKYYNFLPEDIEETHRLLCERGVRVNPIGGEGSMRYFTFFDPDGNPLGCCN from the coding sequence ATGGTGCAACCATTAATGAAAGGGTTGGAAGGAGCATTTATTCCGGTACGTGATCCAGCACGATCAGCTGTATGGTATGAGGAAATTCTGGGGTGCACACCTCTTTACGTGGAAAAAGAGGCTGTAACGATGAAGTTGGCAGAAGAATCACAGACTGTCATATGCCTAGTTCGAACTCCCGATCACAAACCTATGGAGTTTCCGGAAAACCACTTTGGTGTGACAAAATATTATAATTTTTTGCCCGAGGATATTGAAGAGACGCACAGGCTATTGTGTGAGCGTGGAGTAAGGGTTAATCCCATCGGAGGAGAAGGATCTATGAGATATTTCACATTTTTTGATCCTGATGGTAACCCTCTGGGGTGCTGTAATTAA
- a CDS encoding DUF456 domain-containing protein, translated as MDILIWVIIMALFLASFASIIFPIIPGPLVLWLGFLAYFFFINGEELSVLFWIGMVILTVILIVADIIANSYFVKRYGGSKWGERSAAIGVIIGSFIIPPFGIIILPFVLVLIVELVQKRSTEEAFKASLGSLFGFLSGSVAKVMIQLIMIIWFFIETWL; from the coding sequence ATGGACATACTGATTTGGGTCATTATTATGGCCTTATTTCTAGCCAGCTTTGCTAGTATCATTTTCCCGATCATCCCAGGGCCTCTCGTGCTTTGGCTTGGCTTCCTCGCCTACTTTTTCTTTATAAATGGAGAGGAATTATCGGTTTTATTCTGGATCGGCATGGTCATTTTAACAGTGATTTTAATTGTCGCTGATATCATTGCGAACAGCTACTTCGTGAAACGCTACGGTGGCAGTAAGTGGGGAGAACGCTCCGCTGCCATTGGTGTGATTATCGGCTCCTTTATTATACCGCCGTTTGGAATTATCATCCTTCCCTTCGTTCTCGTTCTCATCGTTGAACTCGTTCAAAAGCGTTCAACAGAAGAAGCCTTTAAAGCCTCTTTAGGTTCTTTATTTGGTTTTCTTAGTGGGTCAGTGGCGAAAGTCATGATCCAATTAATTATGATTATCTGGTTCTTTATCGAAACTTGGCTCTAA
- a CDS encoding VOC family protein, which translates to MKSPIKNKVNLVFIPVTDIEKSKKWYSKMLGIEDGEFHFDHLFVAKMDGAGMILDTMPMWRDEKGELPRLNVPAIQFGTDNIQESYQFMKENGVELVTDIQHDHFFVIKDPDGNMLMVCED; encoded by the coding sequence GTGAAAAGTCCAATTAAAAACAAAGTCAATTTAGTTTTCATTCCGGTTACGGATATTGAAAAATCGAAGAAATGGTATTCTAAAATGCTCGGGATAGAGGACGGAGAATTCCATTTTGATCATTTGTTTGTAGCGAAAATGGATGGGGCGGGGATGATTCTGGATACTATGCCGATGTGGCGAGATGAGAAGGGAGAACTTCCAAGATTAAATGTCCCAGCCATTCAATTTGGGACTGATAACATCCAGGAGTCTTATCAATTTATGAAAGAGAATGGGGTTGAGCTGGTAACGGATATTCAGCATGATCATTTTTTTGTTATCAAGGATCCTGACGGTAATATGCTTATGGTTTGTGAGGATTAA
- a CDS encoding HAD family hydrolase — translation MIKTVLFDLDGTLLDRDASLNKFIESQYERLIEWLGHISKQNYMQRFTELDNRGYVWKDKVYQQLVMEYDIKDITWEELLQDYLDHFKENCVPFPHLIRTLKQLKKRNFSIGIITNGKGKFQMDNIKVLGIDNYTDIILVSEWEGVKKPDPIIFKRALAQLNVSPEESIFVGDHLEKDVQAAQKVGMKGVWKRNDHWEKELQTDLIVDDLAEVLTITNKLNSVLF, via the coding sequence ATGATCAAGACTGTCCTATTTGACCTAGATGGTACTTTACTAGATAGAGATGCATCACTAAATAAATTTATAGAAAGTCAATATGAGCGACTAATTGAATGGCTGGGGCACATTTCCAAACAAAATTACATGCAAAGGTTTACTGAACTTGATAACCGAGGGTACGTTTGGAAAGATAAAGTATATCAGCAGTTAGTTATGGAGTATGATATCAAAGACATAACATGGGAAGAGTTACTACAGGATTATCTCGATCATTTTAAGGAGAACTGTGTGCCATTCCCACATCTTATTCGTACATTAAAACAATTGAAAAAAAGGAACTTTTCAATCGGGATCATTACTAATGGAAAAGGGAAGTTTCAAATGGACAATATTAAGGTCTTAGGCATTGATAACTATACTGATATCATTCTCGTTTCAGAATGGGAAGGCGTAAAAAAACCTGATCCAATTATTTTTAAGAGAGCATTAGCGCAACTAAATGTCTCTCCAGAAGAAAGCATATTTGTTGGAGATCATCTTGAAAAAGATGTCCAGGCTGCTCAAAAGGTTGGGATGAAAGGTGTTTGGAAAAGAAACGATCATTGGGAGAAGGAGCTGCAAACAGATCTTATAGTAGATGACTTGGCAGAAGTACTCACCATTACAAATAAATTGAATTCCGTACTTTTTTAA
- a CDS encoding GyrI-like domain-containing protein: protein MRLVCTTLEEYQQKIPQIVQSLHDRLDEIPNKVNSHLFTGIHMVDATNETDGYWKCVEVTEINEVPEGMDAIVVPSQTYASIDHHGIPWDIHLAYSKMHEFIEQSGYKRVFDAWTLERFDQTQQLEGKICCKLYDPIIK, encoded by the coding sequence ATTCGACTAGTCTGCACAACACTTGAAGAATATCAGCAAAAGATACCACAGATTGTTCAGTCTCTTCATGATCGATTAGATGAAATACCAAATAAGGTTAACTCGCACCTGTTTACCGGTATCCATATGGTTGATGCGACAAATGAAACGGACGGATACTGGAAATGTGTGGAGGTGACAGAAATTAATGAAGTTCCAGAGGGCATGGATGCGATTGTTGTGCCATCCCAAACGTATGCTTCAATCGATCACCATGGAATTCCTTGGGATATTCACCTGGCCTACAGCAAGATGCATGAATTTATTGAGCAATCCGGGTATAAACGAGTTTTTGATGCCTGGACATTGGAAAGGTTTGATCAGACCCAACAATTAGAAGGGAAGATTTGCTGTAAGTTGTATGATCCGATAATCAAGTAA
- a CDS encoding SDR family oxidoreductase — MTTLKNKVAIVAGATRGAGRAIATKLGETEATVYVTGRTTRHELSPMQRRETIEETAELVNEAGGHGIPVQVDHTDEQQVQQFIKKVKKDQNGQLDILVNDIWGGDPLTEWGKDIGEHSLDMGLQLHKQAVLSHIITSHYAVPLMKKNNKGLIIEITDGTDYQYRGNFYYSLAKISNIHMAYATAQDLKDYNITSIALTPGFLRSEAMLELFGVTEDNWEEGAKVEPHFIASETPFYIGEALKHLALDPQVRRFNGKTLSTWGLSEIYDFKDIDGTQPHWGNYYEEHVK; from the coding sequence ATGACGACTTTGAAGAATAAAGTAGCGATTGTAGCGGGGGCAACGAGAGGAGCAGGACGAGCGATCGCCACTAAACTCGGCGAAACTGAAGCAACCGTCTATGTCACGGGACGTACGACCAGACACGAATTATCACCGATGCAGCGAAGGGAAACGATCGAGGAAACAGCTGAGTTGGTGAATGAGGCAGGAGGGCATGGCATTCCTGTACAAGTGGATCATACTGACGAACAACAAGTTCAACAATTTATAAAAAAAGTTAAGAAAGACCAAAATGGCCAATTAGACATCCTGGTCAACGATATCTGGGGAGGAGATCCACTGACAGAGTGGGGCAAAGACATCGGAGAACACAGCTTAGACATGGGCTTGCAGCTGCATAAACAAGCTGTGCTATCCCATATCATCACCTCCCATTATGCTGTCCCACTTATGAAGAAAAACAATAAAGGCCTCATCATCGAAATTACGGACGGAACAGATTATCAATATCGAGGGAATTTCTATTATAGCCTAGCCAAAATCTCAAACATCCATATGGCTTACGCTACGGCCCAAGACCTTAAAGACTACAACATTACCTCGATTGCGTTAACACCAGGATTCCTTCGTTCAGAAGCCATGTTAGAACTATTCGGAGTGACAGAAGACAACTGGGAGGAGGGCGCGAAAGTTGAACCACACTTTATTGCTTCTGAAACGCCTTTTTACATTGGAGAAGCGTTGAAACACCTTGCCCTAGACCCACAAGTCCGAAGATTTAACGGCAAAACGTTAAGTACATGGGGATTGTCTGAGATCTATGATTTTAAAGACATTGATGGAACGCAGCCCCACTGGGGAAATTACTACGAGGAGCATGTGAAATAA
- a CDS encoding GNAT family N-acetyltransferase, whose amino-acid sequence MSVKLSYRRNGFGKRMLQSLEEHAKVLEYKKVVLETNNDWESALNFYTSNGYQMVAEDGECMHFEKFLS is encoded by the coding sequence ATGTCGGTAAAGTTGTCTTACAGAAGAAATGGTTTTGGAAAAAGAATGCTGCAATCTCTTGAAGAACATGCCAAAGTATTGGAATATAAAAAAGTTGTATTAGAAACGAACAATGATTGGGAAAGTGCCCTGAATTTTTATACATCAAATGGTTATCAGATGGTTGCAGAGGATGGCGAATGCATGCATTTTGAAAAGTTCCTATCTTAA
- a CDS encoding DMT family transporter, with amino-acid sequence MVLVVIIYAGNILTGKAINDLPPFTIAFFRLLIAFLILFPIGYKAAWKYRLTFRENKLPFLIMTLAGITFFNTFIYSALQFTTATNVSVLESVIPVVTVILSAFLLKEKLNFVQWLGIILSFLGAVWVVLDGRVFQLTSMTWNIGDGIMAGAILSWAVYSIYVKRYMHLFPSFAALLLMTGISVILLIPVVLIEWWVTGVPSFERSSHVIGLLYLGIFPSFIALILYNRAVDALGPSQASVFLNFLPVVTMLGAYFWLEETITVMQIIGALIVIGGVILTTQFNKLGRRKADHQKQNSNVSV; translated from the coding sequence ATGGTGCTAGTCGTTATTATATATGCGGGCAATATTCTTACTGGAAAAGCAATTAATGATTTACCTCCGTTTACGATTGCATTTTTTCGACTGCTGATTGCCTTCCTCATCTTATTTCCAATTGGATATAAAGCTGCGTGGAAATATCGATTAACTTTTAGGGAAAATAAACTGCCTTTTTTAATCATGACTTTGGCCGGGATCACTTTCTTTAACACGTTTATTTACAGTGCCCTGCAGTTCACGACAGCAACAAATGTGTCCGTACTGGAAAGTGTTATACCAGTTGTGACGGTTATTTTAAGTGCTTTTTTATTAAAAGAAAAACTGAACTTTGTACAATGGTTAGGGATTATTCTTTCCTTTCTTGGGGCTGTGTGGGTAGTGCTGGACGGCAGAGTTTTTCAACTTACATCTATGACCTGGAATATCGGTGACGGAATAATGGCAGGAGCGATCTTGTCCTGGGCTGTTTATTCGATATACGTGAAGCGATACATGCATTTATTTCCATCTTTCGCTGCTCTTCTCCTCATGACAGGTATTTCCGTTATCTTATTGATCCCGGTTGTTTTAATCGAATGGTGGGTGACAGGAGTCCCCTCATTTGAACGCTCAAGCCATGTGATCGGGCTGCTATATCTGGGAATCTTTCCTTCGTTTATAGCGTTAATCCTGTATAATCGAGCGGTTGATGCACTTGGTCCTTCCCAGGCTTCTGTGTTTTTGAACTTTTTACCCGTTGTAACTATGCTCGGAGCTTATTTCTGGCTGGAGGAAACGATTACGGTCATGCAAATTATTGGGGCACTGATTGTAATAGGCGGAGTGATTTTAACAACACAGTTTAATAAACTTGGCCGGAGGAAAGCAGATCACCAGAAGCAAAATTCTAACGTAAGTGTTTAG
- a CDS encoding ferredoxin has protein sequence MAKYAIVDQETCIGCGNCEGLDSDIFDLDEDGLAFVKLDRNQGSVPIPENKVEKLEEAVEECPTDAIKVSDQPFGEED, from the coding sequence ATGGCAAAATACGCGATCGTTGACCAGGAAACATGTATCGGCTGTGGAAATTGTGAGGGATTAGATTCAGATATTTTCGACCTTGATGAAGATGGATTAGCGTTTGTGAAACTAGATCGAAATCAAGGATCTGTCCCAATACCGGAGAATAAAGTCGAGAAACTGGAAGAGGCCGTGGAGGAATGCCCTACGGATGCAATTAAGGTATCCGATCAGCCTTTTGGTGAGGAAGACTGA
- a CDS encoding class I SAM-dependent methyltransferase yields the protein MKITDYTEVANVYDENRYRFEEVQTDTELENFIKQNPRSSYNVLDLACGTGIYLHYQATNFNDVQIQWHGLDASMDMLHKAKERLKGVSLEHGLAEEMPYEEESMNFILNNYAFHHFTEKEQVLDEIQRVLKKEGVYKLHNIDIHGMKNWWIYHYFPSAYREDLKRFWTKELIFAELDRRGFNVKIDCNYQMKKVKVADYLDHVKNRDISVLTLLDDKEYAEGLDRIIYDLNRNSDKEIINDFSELICVAQKI from the coding sequence ATGAAGATTACTGATTACACTGAAGTAGCCAACGTTTATGATGAAAACCGGTATAGATTTGAAGAAGTACAAACAGATACTGAACTAGAAAACTTTATCAAACAAAATCCTCGATCCTCCTACAACGTATTGGATTTAGCTTGCGGGACAGGAATATATCTTCATTACCAAGCTACCAACTTTAATGACGTTCAGATCCAGTGGCACGGCCTCGATGCTTCTATGGATATGCTTCACAAAGCAAAGGAGAGGTTAAAAGGTGTCTCATTGGAGCATGGGTTAGCTGAGGAAATGCCTTATGAAGAGGAATCGATGAACTTCATCTTGAATAATTATGCCTTCCATCATTTTACTGAAAAAGAACAAGTCCTGGATGAAATTCAGAGAGTGCTTAAAAAGGAAGGAGTTTATAAGTTACATAATATCGATATCCATGGGATGAAAAACTGGTGGATTTATCATTACTTTCCTTCAGCGTACAGGGAGGATTTAAAAAGATTTTGGACTAAGGAGCTTATCTTCGCAGAACTTGATCGAAGAGGGTTTAACGTCAAAATTGACTGTAACTATCAAATGAAAAAGGTCAAAGTAGCTGATTACTTGGATCACGTTAAAAACAGAGATATATCTGTTCTAACTCTACTTGATGATAAAGAGTATGCTGAGGGCTTGGATAGAATAATATACGACTTAAATAGAAATTCAGATAAAGAGATAATCAATGACTTTTCCGAACTGATTTGTGTAGCTCAGAAGATTTAA
- a CDS encoding VOC family protein, whose protein sequence is MKNKMVRKITNVEIPVTDLKQSLKWYTEMLGLEVQHQDNDSAMLSFELHGAATIFLVKTEKPSKLVFHNTSWGIAENSVIDFYTEDLQDCHQWMKEQGVKVSELNGHEDGLSGFGVTDPDGHVFGICNADHDR, encoded by the coding sequence TTGAAAAACAAGATGGTAAGAAAGATCACAAATGTTGAGATTCCCGTTACAGACCTCAAGCAGTCTCTAAAGTGGTACACGGAGATGCTGGGTCTTGAAGTCCAACACCAAGATAACGACTCAGCTATGCTTTCATTCGAGTTGCATGGAGCGGCTACTATTTTTTTAGTAAAAACCGAGAAGCCTTCAAAGTTGGTGTTTCATAATACGAGCTGGGGAATAGCGGAAAACAGTGTGATCGATTTTTATACCGAGGATCTGCAGGATTGTCACCAATGGATGAAAGAGCAGGGAGTCAAAGTAAGTGAATTAAATGGTCATGAAGATGGGTTATCTGGATTTGGTGTGACTGATCCTGATGGCCATGTTTTTGGAATTTGTAATGCAGATCATGATCGGTAA
- a CDS encoding aldo/keto reductase, which translates to METLNISNTNLEASRIGLGTWAIGGWMWGGTDEQQSIKTIHSALDKGINLIDTAPAYGFGRSEEIIGKALKEKGSRDEVLLATKVGMEWQQDETVFRNGSKERIHQEIEDSLNRLQTDYIDLYQLHWPDPMIPLHETAEALHYLYKQGKIRAIGVSNFSPEQMDVFKEAAPIHTLQPPYNLFERGIENEVLPYTKEHNITTVSYGSLCRGLLSGKMTADREFKGDDLRNNDPKFQQPRFSQYLNAVEELDKLAQDRFGKHVLHLALKWVLQQPGSGIALMGGRRPDQLDPVEEVNSFTIDEESMHDIDEILLKHIKEPVGPEFMAPPDRQNLGIK; encoded by the coding sequence ATGGAAACACTGAATATAAGTAATACTAACTTAGAAGCCAGTCGAATTGGCCTGGGAACGTGGGCCATAGGCGGCTGGATGTGGGGTGGAACAGATGAACAACAGTCCATCAAAACAATCCATTCCGCGCTAGATAAAGGAATTAACCTGATTGATACGGCTCCTGCCTACGGGTTTGGACGGTCGGAAGAGATTATTGGCAAAGCGCTAAAAGAGAAAGGCAGCCGTGATGAGGTCCTGCTGGCCACTAAAGTAGGCATGGAGTGGCAGCAGGACGAAACGGTCTTTCGAAATGGAAGCAAAGAGCGCATCCATCAAGAGATTGAAGATTCATTGAATCGTCTGCAAACAGATTACATTGACCTTTATCAGCTTCACTGGCCTGATCCGATGATTCCACTCCATGAAACCGCAGAGGCTCTTCATTACTTGTACAAACAAGGGAAAATCAGAGCTATTGGCGTGAGCAACTTCTCTCCAGAACAAATGGACGTGTTCAAGGAGGCCGCCCCGATTCATACGTTGCAGCCTCCGTACAACTTATTTGAACGCGGGATTGAAAATGAAGTGCTGCCGTACACGAAAGAACACAATATCACCACTGTCTCTTATGGTTCACTATGCCGCGGATTACTGTCAGGCAAAATGACAGCGGATCGGGAGTTCAAAGGCGACGATTTGAGAAATAATGATCCGAAGTTCCAACAGCCACGCTTCAGCCAATATTTGAATGCTGTAGAGGAACTCGATAAGCTGGCCCAGGACCGATTTGGCAAACATGTTCTTCACCTAGCGTTAAAATGGGTGCTTCAACAACCAGGTTCAGGGATCGCACTTATGGGCGGACGACGCCCCGATCAATTGGACCCCGTCGAAGAGGTCAACAGCTTTACCATTGATGAGGAAAGCATGCACGATATTGATGAGATTCTCTTAAAACACATTAAAGAACCAGTAGGACCTGAGTTTATGGCACCACCTGATCGACAGAATTTAGGAATTAAATAA